In the genome of Paenibacillus sp. GP183, the window GGTATATTCGATATGAATGACCGGATGATGGTTCAATTCCTGAGCAATTCGCGCAACTTCATTCACGAAACGAATTCCCGTATAAAACTCGCGAAAAAGATAGGTCTTCCTTATAGTAGTTTCATCAGCCAGCAACCAACCTTGCAGCGTCTGCAATCTACTGCTCACTTGTTCCTCGCTCAATTTCATATCAGCAGCCTCCCCGTATTCAGTTAAAAATCATAGACAACTGCATCTATATCACTTTCTCCTGTATAACTTTGCAAAAGCTCCAAAAATGGACGTCCATAATTGCGAAACTTCACTTCACCGACCCCCTTGATCGCCAGCATCCCTGCCGCTGAAGTCGGGACAATCTCACTCATTTCACGAAGGGTGCTGTCTGTAAAAATAATATAAGGCGGTACCTTCTCCTTCTGGGAAATCTCTCTGCGCAGCAGTCGAAGCTGCTCGAATAAGGTGTTGTCGATGGCTGCTGCCTTTTGCTCCTGCCTGCGCACCTTCTGGTACACCTGGATCTTGCCCTGCAGGACATCGGCGGCGGGCTGCTGCAGCTTGACTACCGGATATTGACCTTCGGACAGCTGCAGGTACCCTTCCGAAATCAGCACATTGATCAGGTCTGAAATTTCCTTTTCCGGCAGATCACGCATAATCCCATAGGTCGGCAATCGATCAAAGCGATAGTCCATCACCTTTTTCAGCTTGGAGCCCTTCAGTACCGAGGTGATCATCGAGATGCCAAACCGCTCCTGCATTCGGCGGATACAGGAGAAAATCTTTTGAGCTTCCACAGTGATATCCACCGTGTCACGGTCGTCCTTGCAGGAGCTGCAATTGCGGCAAGCCTCCGTAACATGCTCATCACCGAAATAATGGAGTATATAGTTGCGAAGACAGCGCGGTGAGTAGCAGTAATCGATCATCGTCTGCAGCTTCTTATACTCATTGGCTTTACGTTCGGGTGAATGCTGATTCTGCTCGATCAGGAACTTCTGCGTCATAATGTCCTGTGCGCTGAACAGAAGAATACAGGAGCTGGGTTCTCCATCCCGGCCCGCACGGCCGGCTTCCTGGTAATATGCCTCCATGTTTTTGGGCATGTTGTAATGAATTACGTAGCGAACATTGGATTTATCGATTCCCATCCCGAAAGCGTTAGTTGCTACCATGACACGTATGTCATCGTAGAGGAAAGCCTCTTGATTATAGGAACGCTCCTCATCGGATAAGCCTGCATGGTATTTTCCCGCAGCAAAGCCTTTTTTCTTCAGCAGTTCATAGACATCCTCGACTTCTTTACGCGTGGCCGCATAAATGATGCCTGGTTGATGAGTATGCGCTTTTACATGATTCATGACAAAATCCCGTTTATTCTTACCGCGCAAAATGGTCAGTTCCAAATTATCGCGGCTAAAGCCGTTGATGTACACATCCGGATCACGCAGCGCCAGCAAACGGGCAATATCCTCTGTGACCTCAGCCGTTGCGGTTGCTGTGAAAGCAGCCACAATCGGGCGGTTCGGCAGATCCCGGATAAATGGCGCAATCGATACATAGCTGGGCCGGAAATCGTGGCCCCATTGCGAAACGCAGTGGGCTTCATCTATGGCGATAAAAGGCACATTCAGCGCATGCATTCGCGCTCGAAACCGTTCGGATTCAAGCCGTTCCGGCGCAATGTACAGAAGCTTGTATTTTCCCTGCAGGGCGCCTTGTAAACGCTGCTCTACTTCCTTCGACTCCAGGGTGCTGTTGATAAATGTTGCAGGCACGCCCAAGGCGGTTAACGCATCTACCTGGTCCTTCATCAGCGAGATCAGCGGCGAAATCACAAGGGTCACGCCATCCATCAGTAAAGAAGGCACCTGATAACAAATCGATTTCCCTCCACCGGTCGGCATGATGCCTAATGTATCCTTACCCACAAGAAGACTGGTTATAATCATTTTCTGGCCTTCGCGAAACTCCGGGTAGCCATAAACCTGTTGCAATATTCGACTTGCTTCTTCCAGCATGATGGTTTACACCTCTAATGACGATTTTAAACTAAATAAACCAAGGAAATCACATTCTCACCGTTATGAACCCGGATGACATGATTCTCGGGATCATGGCGAATCACGCCATCCCCCACTTCCATAACCGGATCCGAATCAAGTCCGTAAAAGATGTCGTCCGCCAGCGTCTGCAGGCAGTCCACCTGTTCGGAGGGCTCCAAATCCTGCCAATCGGATGCTTTCATATCAAAAAATTCATGGATTCTGGTCAATTGTCCAAGTGCTCGAACCAAATCATTCAGAATATCGGAATATTCTCTTCCGTGTTTGACACCCATCCTTTTACCGCCTTTCCATCTAACCGTTCATAGCTCCACTTTACCACATTCCTCACTGGAAATCAGGCGCGCTACTCAGCCGTTAAGGATATAAAGATTATAGTCCGCATAAGTTATGGAAATGGGCAATTTCGGGAAAAATCTGTTACTATGTAAAGAGGAAAGTACGCTCGGAGGGTAGAAACGCACAGATGCTGAAACTGCAAATTCCCAAAAACAGAATGAGTTACCTGATGAAGCAGGTCCAGCAGCTTTACGATGCCGTGATTCTGGAGCGAGGCTGGAACTACTACCACAAAGGTCAGGTTACGAGCGTCCAGCTTAAAGGAATAACCATCGAAGCTCTTGTCAAAGGAACCCAAACGTATGAAGTCGTAATTGACCTTGAACATTTTCCCAATAGTGAATGCAGTTGCCCCCATGAAGGATTGTGCAAGCATATTGCGGCAGCTTTTTTCTATTTGTATACGCCTTATGGCCGCCCGGAGATGCTTCTGCAGCAATTGAAACACGCCATTCTAACCCGCAGGAAGAGTAAGGGCGCCCCGCCCACTCCTTCGGAAAAGAAAACAGTCATACCCGCCAAGCCGAATGAAAATGAACTGCCGCAAGAATGGAATCGTTTTTTCGACGGAAAATTTCACGGCTTTTCGATTTCCCATCAGCATTCGATTGAGACCTTCTATGAATCCGCGCTGGCGACGCTGCCCGCTTATGCGGATGACTGGAAAAGCTCTCGAGAGAAACTGTATAGACTTCATATTATACTGTTCATCATGCGAAAGATCGAGCAGTTTTACCAAGATACCAAGAGCTCTTACTTGTCGTATTATCATGAAAGCGGCTGTAAAGCGGCTGCCGAGAACAGCCTGGAGAAGCTGGTTCAAGTTTTAGAGGAAATCGATCCGAATACGACATTTGATGCCGACTCTGATCATTGGCTTACTACACTTGAGATGCTCGGCGATATGTCCCTGCATGGGAAGGACAGCCCGATTAACTGGCTTTTCGTTTACCGTTGTTTGTGGTGGGGTATTACCGGGAAGTCCGCTTGGAATAAAAAAGAAAAGCAGCGTTTGGAAATGCTTTTGGACAAGAAGGATTTATTAAACCGCAGAAGAGATATCCTCACCATTGCAAGAGCTCACTTTGACGTAATGGAAGGCAAGATGGATACCGCCTTGGAGCGGCTGGCCGCTCTGCATACCAGACATGCAGCGGATTTCTTTATATATTTAAAGCATGATGACCAGCTGGAGCAGTGGGAGGACATGTTGGTTTGGCTGAGATGGCTGCTTCCCTCTATTCCCAAAGCCACCCATGAGGATTTTCGTACCTTTTGCCAATATTGGATGGACGCCGCAAAGCATGTGGATTCCGATGCAGAATGGGTTCAGGTGATGGAGTCGCTGCTACCCAGATCTTACTATTATTACACGGCCTATCTGCTGCAGACCCACCGTTACAAGCAATGGGTCGATCTCCAGATGGCCAACCGGATTTCTCCGCTAAGCCTCTACGCCTTAGAGCTTCGCGCGATCGAGGAGCATGATCCGGGCCTCCTGCTTCCGCTGTATCATCAAGCTGCAGAACGAGCCATTTTGGAAAAAAATAGAGCTTCTTATAAAACAGCCGTACGATTGCTGAAAAAGCTGAATGGCTATTATAAATGGCTCAAGCTGGAAGACCGATGGGAACAATACATCTATCGCTTGTCGGATAAGTTCTCTCGATTACGTGCTTTTCAGGAAGAGCTGAAGAAAGGAAAATGGATTCGATGATCGAAACCAGCACACTCACGGTTCATGCCGCCCCTATGCCGAGCGGAGCTTTATTTCTGTGGGGGACCCGCGCGAATGGCGGTATCTGGGATGCTTTGGACCTCAAGCATATATTGCTCGCCTGGTATCAACCCTCTTTCTATGGAACCTTTGTTGAAACCAGTGATTGGGGCCACCGCGAAGGGATTGAGCTGCAACCGCTGGATGCGCTGGAGTATTTCAGCGATCCGGCACCTGTTCAGCATTTGAAGGTGGCGTGGGACGGCAATGCACAAGATTTTATCCGTTTGGCTCCAGCTGTCAAGGCAGCGCTTGCCT includes:
- a CDS encoding SWIM zinc finger family protein, which codes for MLKLQIPKNRMSYLMKQVQQLYDAVILERGWNYYHKGQVTSVQLKGITIEALVKGTQTYEVVIDLEHFPNSECSCPHEGLCKHIAAAFFYLYTPYGRPEMLLQQLKHAILTRRKSKGAPPTPSEKKTVIPAKPNENELPQEWNRFFDGKFHGFSISHQHSIETFYESALATLPAYADDWKSSREKLYRLHIILFIMRKIEQFYQDTKSSYLSYYHESGCKAAAENSLEKLVQVLEEIDPNTTFDADSDHWLTTLEMLGDMSLHGKDSPINWLFVYRCLWWGITGKSAWNKKEKQRLEMLLDKKDLLNRRRDILTIARAHFDVMEGKMDTALERLAALHTRHAADFFIYLKHDDQLEQWEDMLVWLRWLLPSIPKATHEDFRTFCQYWMDAAKHVDSDAEWVQVMESLLPRSYYYYTAYLLQTHRYKQWVDLQMANRISPLSLYALELRAIEEHDPGLLLPLYHQAAERAILEKNRASYKTAVRLLKKLNGYYKWLKLEDRWEQYIYRLSDKFSRLRAFQEELKKGKWIR
- a CDS encoding 4a-hydroxytetrahydrobiopterin dehydratase → MKLSEEQVSSRLQTLQGWLLADETTIRKTYLFREFYTGIRFVNEVARIAQELNHHPVIHIEYTKVTLSLSTHEVNGLSDLDFRSAAHYDASFGILLHE
- the recQ gene encoding DNA helicase RecQ, which produces MLEEASRILQQVYGYPEFREGQKMIITSLLVGKDTLGIMPTGGGKSICYQVPSLLMDGVTLVISPLISLMKDQVDALTALGVPATFINSTLESKEVEQRLQGALQGKYKLLYIAPERLESERFRARMHALNVPFIAIDEAHCVSQWGHDFRPSYVSIAPFIRDLPNRPIVAAFTATATAEVTEDIARLLALRDPDVYINGFSRDNLELTILRGKNKRDFVMNHVKAHTHQPGIIYAATRKEVEDVYELLKKKGFAAGKYHAGLSDEERSYNQEAFLYDDIRVMVATNAFGMGIDKSNVRYVIHYNMPKNMEAYYQEAGRAGRDGEPSSCILLFSAQDIMTQKFLIEQNQHSPERKANEYKKLQTMIDYCYSPRCLRNYILHYFGDEHVTEACRNCSSCKDDRDTVDITVEAQKIFSCIRRMQERFGISMITSVLKGSKLKKVMDYRFDRLPTYGIMRDLPEKEISDLINVLISEGYLQLSEGQYPVVKLQQPAADVLQGKIQVYQKVRRQEQKAAAIDNTLFEQLRLLRREISQKEKVPPYIIFTDSTLREMSEIVPTSAAGMLAIKGVGEVKFRNYGRPFLELLQSYTGESDIDAVVYDF